The genomic region taaaaagaataaaccaATGTAAAGGTGAACTAAAGTAAATGACAAAAATGTGAacaaaatagttttaacatccaagtaaaactttaacatttttatttttcaaaaaaaccatAGCTAAGAAGATATGAAAGCTTTATGTACTTAACAAAACTTAACCTGCTTCAAAACTCAACTTAATCTTCATCCCCAAGATCTCCACTAGATTCATCATCGCTAGATAAATCTTTTTCCTGATCTGAGCTTGAAACATCGTCATCACTATAtgtttcttcttcattgttAGAATCTGTATCCCATTCCTCATTAGACAAGTCATCATTGATGAACATACTTTCATCAAGTTGCACATATACATCATCAACAGGAATTAAGTCCCCCAAATCTATTGCTGGCACATCATCTCTATGTAACAAAGTTGAGTCTTCATCATTTTCTTGTTGAACTGTTGCATTAACCCCAATACATTCACTTTCTTGGTATACCACATCACCattatcttcttcattttcttcatgcACATTCTCTGTGCCTATGGGAATATCATACATGTTTCTATGCATCATATCTTGTACCACGCGCCAACTACTGCCCAATTTAGTATTATTCAAGTAAAAAACTTGTGGAGCTTGGCATGCTAGGATAAATGGGTTAGAATGATACCATGTACGAGATGTATTCACACTTGTAAAATGCTCATCCCTTTGCATTCTTGTTCTATCCCTAGTATCTCACCAATCACACTCAAATAAATATACATGATTATTGCCCAAGTAGGTTAACTCCAAAACATTCCTCAACTCACCATAGTAGTCAGTTTTTGTTCCACCATCTTCACCCGAAACAAGACTCCGCTATTTTGAGTACGACGAGTATGTTCACGGTCTT from Castanea sativa cultivar Marrone di Chiusa Pesio chromosome 11, ASM4071231v1 harbors:
- the LOC142617886 gene encoding uncharacterized protein LOC142617886, with translation MQRDEHFTSVNTSRTWYHSNPFILACQAPQVFYLNNTKLGSSWRVVQDMMHRNMYDIPIGTENVHEENEEDNGDVVYQESECIGVNATVQQENDEDSTLLHRDDVPAIDLGDLIPVDDVYVQLDESMFINDDLSNEEWDTDSNNEEETYSDDDVSSSDQEKDLSSDDESSGDLGDED